From the genome of Gemmatimonas phototrophica, one region includes:
- a CDS encoding CHAT domain-containing tetratricopeptide repeat protein, translating to MRRTRTPSKTSFHLVAGRLSVAAWLAIAACDSGRDAVARAPLSAEQQRIDALLAAGDSLYRGAPDSAAVLWTQAQTLAERLADSSRIARALTGRAQAAKQRGEYVSARQWGEAALRLKRHLGMRHELFRSLNSLGLLAWEEDRTSDATRLLTEAATVARESGDSAGVAKARMNLGLVLQERALYDAAAEAFTEARLQFTTLADTVNLARTLNNLAALQIARGAALDATGLLREARTLASATGDSTLEVNARGQLATAYAAMGAPQRAFVLLDSANDLARRLGAAGELAENLRVQGDLYLEAGDTQHALDVYGQAAILNDSLGQPKEQFTVRRQQARALQQRGNVSAAQRMATTALNGHARHGLLYQMLEDLLLLAELAEEARDYPRADRHLAEARRVARQLDIPLAASQLALATARQMARASHWPGVLHELERTTSLFEMAGPDVRAERLAWKARAYAALGRRREAVREGKAAVATIEQVRAQYAAGELRQRYVAARARVYADLTLALLAQGLVDDAFAVADAARGRELTERLRESREALQRNGRRTTDPPLYVEREANALLARIDALVNRLRLQEDRAPRDRSAALVASTQELRDSLRVARSAYEALRSRLPLPNERHEIASTPATAFTTPQNVKPVLQRHEALVEYFATPEHLVIFAVTREAVRVATIPMPTDSLAARIGLVRELLGQRHAGQAAIPLLSALHETLVTPVQRLLPATVRQWVLVPHGLLTALPFGALYNAATQRHLVEEITLVNLPSAAFLVGVRTMPARPQPVWPSPSFSALAPFTDRLPGSRAEAEDAAAQSGGTVYLNGDASEQQLRTLVQQPGVVHVASHAVVNAHNPLFSRLELRGSATPTSSANDGRLEVHEILGLTVRSPLLFLSGCETAVGNGQGMRFEARGEFTSLANAWLMAGARNVVATLWRIDDAAAARFARHFHTARRRQSTPEALATAQRLMIRDPQQSHPYRWAAYQLSGDGR from the coding sequence ATGCGGCGCACACGCACGCCTTCCAAGACCTCGTTCCATCTGGTGGCCGGTCGGCTGTCGGTGGCGGCGTGGCTGGCGATCGCAGCCTGCGATAGCGGGCGCGACGCCGTGGCTCGCGCCCCGCTCAGCGCCGAGCAGCAGCGCATTGATGCCTTGCTGGCCGCCGGCGATTCGCTCTATCGCGGAGCGCCTGATAGTGCCGCTGTCCTTTGGACGCAGGCCCAGACATTGGCCGAACGCCTCGCGGATTCCTCACGAATTGCACGGGCGCTCACTGGTCGGGCGCAGGCGGCCAAACAGCGTGGCGAGTATGTATCGGCGCGCCAATGGGGGGAGGCCGCGCTGCGCCTCAAGCGGCATCTGGGCATGCGCCACGAGCTGTTTCGGTCGCTGAACAGTCTGGGGCTGTTGGCCTGGGAAGAAGATCGCACCTCCGATGCGACCCGCCTGCTCACGGAAGCGGCCACCGTGGCGCGCGAATCGGGCGACTCGGCCGGTGTTGCCAAGGCACGCATGAATCTGGGATTGGTGTTGCAGGAGCGAGCGCTGTACGACGCGGCCGCCGAGGCATTCACCGAGGCCCGCCTGCAGTTCACCACGCTTGCCGACACGGTGAACCTCGCACGTACGCTGAACAATCTGGCGGCCTTGCAGATTGCGCGGGGGGCCGCGCTGGACGCCACCGGGCTGCTGCGTGAGGCTCGTACGCTGGCCAGTGCCACCGGCGACTCGACCCTCGAGGTCAATGCGCGCGGCCAACTCGCCACGGCGTATGCCGCCATGGGCGCCCCGCAGCGTGCGTTTGTGTTGCTGGACAGTGCCAATGATCTGGCCCGTCGTCTTGGCGCTGCCGGAGAACTGGCCGAAAATCTGCGCGTCCAGGGGGACTTGTATCTCGAGGCCGGCGATACGCAGCACGCGCTGGACGTGTACGGTCAGGCGGCGATCCTCAACGACTCGCTGGGCCAACCCAAGGAACAGTTCACGGTGCGACGCCAGCAGGCCCGCGCCCTGCAGCAACGAGGGAATGTGTCGGCCGCGCAGCGCATGGCCACCACGGCATTGAACGGGCATGCCCGCCACGGGCTGCTGTATCAGATGCTCGAGGATCTTTTGCTGTTGGCCGAACTGGCGGAGGAGGCGCGGGACTATCCCCGCGCGGATCGTCATCTGGCCGAGGCGCGTCGTGTTGCCCGGCAATTGGATATCCCGCTGGCGGCTTCGCAGCTGGCACTTGCCACGGCCCGGCAGATGGCCCGTGCGTCACACTGGCCCGGGGTGCTGCACGAACTTGAGCGCACCACATCGCTGTTCGAGATGGCCGGCCCCGATGTTCGTGCCGAACGGCTGGCATGGAAGGCGCGTGCCTACGCCGCGCTGGGACGTCGGCGTGAAGCCGTACGCGAGGGGAAAGCGGCTGTTGCGACCATTGAACAGGTACGGGCGCAGTACGCCGCGGGGGAACTGCGCCAGCGCTATGTCGCCGCGCGGGCGCGCGTCTACGCCGATCTGACACTCGCGCTTTTGGCGCAGGGATTGGTGGATGATGCGTTCGCCGTCGCCGATGCCGCCCGCGGGCGCGAACTCACCGAGCGGCTCCGCGAGAGCCGTGAGGCGCTGCAGCGCAACGGCCGTCGCACAACCGACCCGCCATTGTACGTGGAGCGGGAGGCCAATGCGCTGCTGGCACGCATTGATGCGTTGGTGAATCGGCTTCGCCTGCAGGAAGACCGCGCCCCGCGCGACCGCAGTGCCGCCCTCGTGGCGTCGACGCAGGAGCTGCGCGATAGTTTGCGCGTGGCCCGGAGTGCCTATGAGGCGTTGCGCAGTCGGCTGCCGTTACCGAACGAGCGTCACGAGATCGCCAGTACTCCGGCCACGGCGTTCACCACGCCGCAAAACGTGAAACCCGTGTTGCAACGCCACGAAGCGCTGGTGGAGTACTTTGCCACCCCAGAGCATCTGGTGATTTTTGCGGTGACGCGCGAAGCGGTACGGGTGGCGACGATCCCCATGCCTACGGACTCGCTGGCGGCGCGTATTGGACTGGTGCGTGAGCTGCTCGGACAGCGGCACGCTGGCCAGGCCGCCATCCCCTTGCTGTCCGCGCTGCACGAAACGCTGGTGACTCCCGTGCAACGCCTGCTGCCTGCCACCGTGCGCCAATGGGTTCTGGTTCCGCACGGCCTGCTCACGGCACTGCCTTTTGGTGCGCTGTACAACGCAGCCACCCAGCGGCATCTCGTGGAAGAGATCACCCTGGTGAACCTGCCCAGCGCCGCTTTCCTGGTGGGGGTGCGCACCATGCCGGCGCGACCCCAACCCGTATGGCCGTCGCCGTCGTTCAGCGCTCTGGCGCCGTTCACCGACCGCCTGCCCGGCTCGCGAGCCGAAGCGGAGGACGCGGCGGCGCAAAGCGGCGGCACGGTCTACCTGAACGGAGACGCCAGCGAGCAGCAGTTGCGCACGCTGGTGCAGCAACCCGGCGTGGTACACGTGGCCAGTCATGCCGTGGTGAATGCGCACAATCCGCTCTTCTCGCGACTGGAGTTGCGTGGCAGTGCGACGCCCACCTCGTCCGCCAATGATGGCCGCCTCGAAGTGCACGAGATCCTCGGCCTTACCGTACGCAGTCCGCTCCTGTTTCTCTCCGGCTGCGAAACCGCCGTCGGCAACGGGCAGGGCATGCGCTTTGAAGCGCGGGGAGAGTTTACTTCGCTGGCCAACGCCTGGCTCATGGCCGGTGCGCGCAACGTGGTCGCGACGCTCTGGCGTATCGACGACGCTGCGGCCGCCCGCTTTGCCCGGCACTTTCACACCGCGCGTCGCCGTCAGTCCACCCCCGAGGCACTCGCCACGGCGCAACGGCTCATGATTCGCGATCCGCAGCAGTCCCACCCGTATCGTTGGGCGGCGTACCAGCTGTCGGGCGATGGCCGATGA
- a CDS encoding zf-HC2 domain-containing protein gives MTTPMHSEVARAAEEHLDAHLVAAFVDGSLSAPAKQVAAQHLALCSECRREVVEVRRLLPAPPTVRVRYLAPLAAAAAVIVMMRWGGGSTPPSITPDTTRGALPSAGAGPSPEIETALAVVTSDSLVSNTTDLILVWRSAAPGATYDLVVQNDVGSVLHATATSDTVLTLPRAVLRAAPRAWWSVTAQQLDGRSRSTGAYLLVPR, from the coding sequence ATGACGACGCCCATGCATTCGGAAGTCGCACGCGCAGCCGAGGAACACCTCGATGCGCATCTCGTGGCCGCGTTCGTTGACGGCTCCCTCTCCGCCCCCGCGAAGCAGGTGGCGGCGCAGCATCTTGCCCTCTGCAGCGAGTGCCGCCGCGAGGTGGTGGAAGTCCGACGGCTGCTCCCCGCGCCCCCCACCGTGCGGGTACGGTACCTGGCCCCTCTGGCAGCGGCAGCCGCCGTCATAGTCATGATGCGCTGGGGCGGTGGCAGTACCCCGCCATCGATTACGCCAGACACCACGCGTGGCGCTCTTCCTTCTGCCGGTGCTGGGCCGTCCCCGGAGATTGAAACGGCACTGGCGGTGGTAACCAGCGACTCCCTGGTGTCCAACACCACGGACCTCATTCTCGTGTGGCGCTCGGCCGCCCCGGGGGCCACCTACGATCTGGTGGTGCAGAACGACGTCGGCAGCGTTTTACACGCTACCGCCACAAGCGATACGGTGCTCACGCTCCCTCGCGCCGTGCTACGCGCTGCACCACGAGCGTGGTGGAGCGTCACGGCCCAGCAGCTCGATGGGCGCAGCCGCAGCACCGGCGCGTATCTGCTCGTCCCGCGCTGA
- a CDS encoding RNA polymerase sigma factor — MLTIASAFLPASLSSLLDAPAADARDAAWAVFVADHSRLLVHIARDVFPQYDEAMDAYAFVLERLQEDNFRRLRGYRNDGRSKLTTWLTVVARRLCLDFYRQQYGRPRDAQDKDGAEARLQLRRRLARFTTDGDLAIAHTVDDQAPLPDQDVRHRELQDAVSSAMAQLNPDEQLLIKLRFHDGLSGSEIARLLGLPTAFHVFRRLNATFGSLRRLLKARGVESSIP, encoded by the coding sequence GTGTTGACCATTGCCAGCGCATTTTTGCCCGCCTCTCTCTCGTCGCTCCTTGACGCCCCTGCTGCCGACGCCCGCGATGCCGCGTGGGCGGTCTTTGTGGCCGACCACAGTCGGCTGCTCGTGCACATTGCGCGGGATGTCTTTCCTCAGTACGACGAGGCCATGGATGCCTATGCCTTTGTCCTCGAACGCCTGCAGGAAGACAACTTCCGTCGGTTGCGTGGCTACCGGAACGACGGCCGAAGCAAACTGACCACCTGGCTGACGGTGGTGGCGCGCCGTCTCTGTCTTGATTTCTACCGTCAGCAGTACGGTCGCCCCCGGGACGCCCAGGACAAGGACGGCGCGGAAGCGCGTTTGCAGCTTCGGCGACGCCTGGCACGGTTTACCACCGATGGGGATCTCGCGATCGCCCATACCGTTGACGATCAGGCCCCGCTCCCTGATCAAGACGTGCGCCACCGCGAGCTGCAGGACGCCGTGAGCAGTGCCATGGCGCAGCTCAACCCGGATGAGCAGTTGCTCATCAAGCTGCGGTTTCACGATGGGCTTTCGGGTAGCGAAATCGCCCGCTTGCTTGGCCTGCCCACGGCCTTTCACGTGTTCCGTCGGCTCAACGCCACCTTTGGCAGCCTGCGTCGCCTCCTCAAGGCCCGCGGTGTGGAGAGCAGTATCCCATGA
- a CDS encoding TonB-dependent receptor plug domain-containing protein — translation MSLPVRLLWCAALLFAVPSVQAQKTSQDSSARRIEPITVRGARAPSVTGGATAVTIRPDSLPVPLAPAPHIGDVLRQTAFVLVRQNSRGEMEIGVRGSDSRQAAVLLDGLPLTVGWDARTDPSLIPTTGVEQIVVVRGLATLLGGANTLGGVIRMDLNGPLARSTPRTTSLQIGTGIDQYASRVLSLNAARPMDVAGGTLRIRGGITQRQRDGFALPSGNLGDGLTGGTADPGSPDNRALRTNTDQQQLDGYAAVRYDHRSGAFVGLTATGYDTERGVAPEQHIQLPRYWRYPSQSRTLGILSAGSGVRKTSLGYGSLQASVGRSTQQVEIESFTNRSYNTLLSRELGDEVSDVYRVAATHSLPRNAQLRVAATGTRVVYDETLDAQRATARATRYEQRLASLGAELDVPIHERLLVSGGVVQDDARTPQSGGRPSLGTLSRAGWRLGSTLRFNDGVRLHASVSERARFAALRELYSGALDRFDPNPLLRPERLLGMEAGITLDGGAFAQRGVQLQAVGFRHTLDDAVVRISLPNRLFRRINRDEIRSHGLELLASWTPSALKGTTLSGDATLQRIRVLDPSITTSANNERRAEHNPERRASLAVTSPLVAGMRASLMARHVGVQYCQHPDLARQVELGAQTIGDAAITRTFTMRRSGLLQRLAAVFAVDNLGDRAAYDQCGLPQPGRTLRLGLTLG, via the coding sequence ATGTCACTCCCCGTTCGTCTGTTGTGGTGTGCCGCTCTGCTGTTCGCTGTTCCCTCGGTACAGGCCCAGAAGACCAGCCAGGACTCCTCCGCCCGGCGCATTGAGCCCATCACGGTTCGTGGGGCTCGTGCGCCGTCGGTCACTGGTGGCGCCACCGCAGTCACCATTCGCCCCGATTCACTTCCCGTGCCGCTGGCGCCGGCGCCGCATATCGGCGACGTGCTGCGGCAAACGGCGTTTGTGCTCGTGCGCCAGAATTCGCGTGGCGAGATGGAAATTGGCGTCCGCGGCTCCGATTCCCGGCAGGCCGCGGTGCTGCTCGACGGGCTCCCGCTCACGGTGGGGTGGGACGCCCGCACCGACCCGTCGCTCATCCCCACCACGGGGGTGGAGCAGATCGTGGTGGTACGCGGCCTCGCCACCCTGCTGGGGGGCGCTAACACCCTGGGCGGGGTCATTCGCATGGACCTCAACGGGCCGCTCGCGCGCAGCACGCCACGCACCACCTCCCTGCAGATTGGCACCGGCATAGACCAGTACGCGTCCCGGGTCCTCTCGCTCAACGCCGCCCGCCCCATGGACGTGGCCGGCGGCACCCTGCGCATTCGCGGTGGCATCACGCAGCGCCAGCGCGACGGGTTTGCCCTCCCCAGCGGCAACCTCGGCGACGGGCTCACCGGCGGCACCGCCGACCCGGGCAGTCCGGACAATCGCGCGCTGCGTACCAACACCGACCAGCAACAGCTCGACGGCTACGCCGCCGTGCGCTACGACCATCGCAGCGGTGCCTTTGTGGGGCTCACGGCCACGGGTTACGACACGGAACGAGGGGTCGCCCCCGAACAGCACATCCAGTTGCCGCGCTATTGGCGCTATCCGTCGCAGTCGCGCACACTCGGCATTCTTTCCGCCGGCAGTGGAGTGCGCAAAACCTCATTGGGCTACGGCTCTCTGCAAGCCAGCGTCGGACGCAGCACGCAGCAGGTGGAGATTGAAAGCTTCACGAATCGCAGCTACAACACGCTGTTATCCAGAGAACTGGGTGACGAGGTCAGTGACGTCTATCGGGTTGCGGCCACGCATTCCCTGCCCCGCAACGCGCAGCTTCGTGTCGCGGCCACCGGCACCCGCGTGGTGTACGACGAAACGCTTGATGCGCAACGCGCCACTGCCCGCGCCACCCGCTATGAACAGCGACTGGCGAGCCTGGGCGCCGAACTCGATGTGCCCATTCATGAGCGGTTGCTGGTGAGCGGTGGCGTCGTGCAGGACGACGCACGCACACCGCAGTCGGGGGGGCGGCCGTCGCTGGGCACGCTGTCGCGTGCCGGCTGGCGGCTGGGCAGCACGTTGCGCTTCAACGATGGTGTACGCTTGCACGCGTCCGTGAGCGAACGAGCCCGCTTTGCCGCCCTGCGTGAGCTGTACAGCGGAGCGCTCGATCGCTTCGATCCCAACCCCCTGCTGCGCCCCGAGCGCCTGCTGGGCATGGAAGCCGGCATCACCCTCGACGGCGGAGCCTTTGCCCAGCGCGGCGTGCAGCTGCAGGCCGTGGGCTTCCGGCATACACTCGACGACGCGGTGGTGCGCATCTCGCTCCCCAATCGCCTCTTCCGTCGCATCAATCGCGATGAAATCCGCAGCCACGGCCTCGAGCTGCTGGCCTCGTGGACACCGAGTGCCCTCAAGGGCACCACGCTCAGCGGCGACGCCACGCTGCAGCGCATCAGAGTGCTCGACCCGTCCATCACCACCAGCGCCAACAACGAGCGCCGCGCCGAGCATAACCCCGAACGGCGCGCGTCACTGGCCGTGACGTCGCCCCTCGTGGCCGGTATGCGTGCGAGCCTCATGGCCCGGCACGTGGGCGTGCAATACTGCCAGCACCCCGACCTCGCCCGTCAGGTAGAGCTGGGCGCGCAAACCATTGGCGACGCCGCCATCACGCGAACATTCACCATGCGCCGCAGCGGCCTGCTGCAACGACTCGCCGCCGTATTTGCCGTGGACAACCTGGGAGACCGCGCAGCCTACGACCAATGCGGCCTGCCGCAGCCGGGAAGGACGCTCAGACTCGGGCTGACGCTGGGGTAG
- a CDS encoding magnesium chelatase, producing MSRFPETLGALKRSGYATNRPKSVKDEIRRNLIARLQDGGPLFRGVLGYEDTVMPQIVNALLARHNFILLGLRGQAKSRILRAMISLLDDAMPVVKGSEVNDDPFAPISKYARNLIEEAGEDTPIAWVSRDQRYVEKLATPDVTVADIIGDVDPIKAARGGHLLSDELTIHYGMLPRANRGIFALNELPDLAGKVQVGLFNIMQEGDVQIKGYPVRLSLDVLLCFTANPEDYTARGKIITPLKDRIGSEIITHYPESVELGVSITRQEAWTQRDNSVEIRVPDLIEEVVERIAFEARDDKRIDKRSGVSQRMPITAMENVVSNAEQRALRNGDSEAVPRVADVYAALPAITGKIELEYEGELVGGNNIARELIRRACDATLRERTGDLDTDEIIMWFDKGSALQVGDDIAIGVVRKGFDLVPGLVDTVVALGLAKKGDDSMIVVACELVLEALVARRKISRSDAGTYARAERESRRKGQQDYFG from the coding sequence GTGTCCCGATTCCCCGAGACCCTCGGCGCGCTCAAGCGCTCCGGCTACGCCACCAATCGGCCCAAATCCGTCAAAGACGAGATTCGCCGCAACCTCATTGCCCGCCTGCAGGACGGCGGCCCGCTCTTTCGCGGCGTGCTGGGCTACGAAGACACGGTCATGCCGCAGATCGTCAACGCCCTGCTGGCCCGGCACAACTTCATTCTGCTCGGACTGCGCGGACAGGCCAAGTCGCGCATTCTGCGCGCCATGATCTCGCTGCTCGATGACGCCATGCCCGTGGTAAAGGGGAGCGAGGTGAACGACGATCCGTTCGCCCCCATCTCCAAGTACGCGCGCAATCTCATCGAAGAAGCGGGCGAAGACACCCCCATTGCCTGGGTCTCGCGCGACCAGCGCTACGTGGAAAAGCTCGCCACGCCCGACGTGACCGTGGCCGATATCATCGGCGACGTGGACCCCATCAAGGCGGCCCGCGGGGGGCACCTGCTGAGCGATGAGCTCACCATTCATTACGGCATGCTGCCGCGCGCCAACCGCGGCATCTTCGCGTTGAACGAACTCCCCGACCTCGCCGGCAAGGTGCAGGTGGGCTTGTTCAACATCATGCAGGAAGGCGACGTGCAGATCAAAGGCTATCCCGTGCGCCTGTCACTGGATGTGCTGCTCTGCTTCACCGCCAACCCCGAAGACTACACCGCGCGCGGCAAGATCATCACGCCGCTCAAGGACCGCATTGGCTCGGAAATCATTACGCACTACCCCGAGTCGGTGGAGCTGGGTGTGAGCATCACGCGCCAGGAAGCCTGGACGCAGCGCGACAACAGCGTGGAGATCCGCGTCCCTGATCTCATTGAGGAAGTGGTGGAACGCATTGCCTTCGAGGCACGCGACGACAAGCGCATCGACAAGCGCAGTGGCGTCTCGCAGCGTATGCCCATTACCGCCATGGAGAATGTGGTCTCCAACGCCGAGCAGCGCGCGCTGCGCAACGGCGATAGCGAAGCGGTGCCGCGTGTGGCCGATGTGTATGCGGCCCTGCCCGCCATCACCGGCAAGATTGAGCTCGAGTACGAAGGTGAGCTGGTGGGCGGCAACAACATTGCCCGCGAACTCATTCGTCGCGCCTGCGACGCCACACTGCGCGAGCGCACGGGTGATCTCGACACCGACGAGATCATCATGTGGTTCGACAAGGGAAGCGCCCTGCAGGTGGGCGACGACATTGCCATTGGTGTCGTGCGCAAGGGCTTCGACCTCGTGCCGGGGCTGGTGGACACCGTCGTTGCCCTCGGCCTCGCCAAGAAGGGCGACGACTCCATGATCGTGGTGGCCTGCGAGCTGGTGCTCGAAGCGCTGGTGGCACGCCGCAAGATCTCGCGCTCCGACGCCGGCACTTATGCGCGCGCCGAGCGCGAGTCGCGTCGCAAGGGGCAGCAAGACTACTTCGGGTAA